The window GGCCCCGCGCCCTGGCCGTCACCCTCGCCGACGGCACCGAGCAGCACATCACCGCGAACACCATCGTGATCGGGGCCGGGTCCCGCCCCGCGTTCCCCCCGATCGACGGTATCGACCAGGCCCGCGCCCACACCTCCGACACGATCATGCGGATCCCGGAGCTGCCCTCCTCCCTCGCGATCCTCGGATCCGGGGTGGTAGCTGTGGAGATGGCGCACATCTTCGCCTCCCTCGGGGTGGAGGTCACCCTCATCGCACGCTCCGAGCGGGTGCTGCGGCAGGCCGACGCCGATGTCTCCGAGCGACTCACCCGGGTGCTGGATGAACGGCTGCACCTGATCACGGGCATGACCACCACTTCGGTGCGCCGCGACAGCGAGGGCGTGCTGCTGCGCGGCACCCGCGACGGCGCCGAGGTGGAGGTGCGGGCGCAGGAACTGCTGGTGGCCACCGGCCGCATCTCCAACGCCGACCTGCTCGATGTGGACGCCGCCGGCATCGACACCCACCCCGATGGCCGCATCGTGGTGGACCCGTACCAGCGGGTCCTCGGGGGCGGGGAGGTCCTGGAGGGGATCTGGGCGCTCGGCGATGTCTCCAGCGCCCACCAGCTCAAGCATGTCGCCAACCATGAGCAGAAGACCGTGCGCCACAACGTGCTGCACCCCGGGAGCATGCTCCGTTCGGACACCATGCCGATCCCCAGCGGCGTGTTCACCGACCCCCAGGTGGCGTGGGTGGGGATGGACGAACGCGCGGCCACCGCTCACGCCGAGGCGAGCGGACGCCAG is drawn from Brachybacterium muris and contains these coding sequences:
- a CDS encoding mycothione reductase; its protein translation is MTIDAQHFDIALIGSGSANSFPGPEFAGRSIVQIDRGVGPAHVFGGTCLNLGCIPTKMLVHTADLAHAPAESARFGVTSALRHVDWPAIRDRIFGRLDAISTGGEQYRADHVDNQNLTLLRGTARFTGPRALAVTLADGTEQHITANTIVIGAGSRPAFPPIDGIDQARAHTSDTIMRIPELPSSLAILGSGVVAVEMAHIFASLGVEVTLIARSERVLRQADADVSERLTRVLDERLHLITGMTTTSVRRDSEGVLLRGTRDGAEVEVRAQELLVATGRISNADLLDVDAAGIDTHPDGRIVVDPYQRVLGGGEVLEGIWALGDVSSAHQLKHVANHEQKTVRHNVLHPGSMLRSDTMPIPSGVFTDPQVAWVGMDERAATAHAEASGRQIRVARQDYAGIAYGWALEDTDGFAKIIVDAETTEILGAHIIGVEATTLIQLLIQAMSTGQTARDIATTQYWIHPAMPELIENALLQVTD